A single genomic interval of Pseudomonas sp. FeN3W harbors:
- a CDS encoding disulfide bond formation protein B, with the protein MRLASPRSLFALAFLGSALLIAIALYMEHVMGLAPCPLCIVQRICVIGFGLICLAAAIHGPAKTGRRVYSGFALLFVVAGAATAIRQIWLQSVPADQLPSCLPSLEYMMEALPFQEIARLVLHGTAECAEVSWTMLGLSIPEWSLLGFIGMAIVCVWQLLRRD; encoded by the coding sequence ATGCGCCTGGCCAGCCCTCGTTCCCTATTCGCTCTCGCTTTTCTGGGCAGCGCCCTGCTGATCGCCATCGCGCTCTACATGGAGCATGTGATGGGGCTTGCACCTTGCCCACTGTGCATTGTCCAGCGCATCTGCGTCATCGGCTTCGGCTTGATCTGTCTGGCGGCGGCGATTCACGGGCCGGCGAAAACAGGAAGACGTGTCTACTCCGGTTTCGCCTTGCTCTTCGTGGTGGCCGGCGCGGCCACGGCGATTCGCCAGATCTGGTTGCAGAGCGTGCCGGCCGATCAGCTGCCGAGCTGCCTGCCAAGCCTGGAATACATGATGGAGGCGCTGCCGTTCCAGGAGATCGCGCGGCTGGTGCTGCACGGTACCGCCGAGTGCGCCGAGGTGAGCTGGACCATGCTCGGCCTGAGCATCCCCGAGTGGAGCCTGCTGGGCTTCATCGGCATGGCCATCGTCTGCGTATGGCAGCTGCTGCGCCGCGACTGA
- a CDS encoding heme biosynthesis HemY N-terminal domain-containing protein — MKRLALVFILLLAIAGFLGWAISQSAGYVLITYDQFRYESSFWVFLALVACLWLVAMAVHWLLGLLQVSGALVNPWSRRHRARRVEKASRRGLRELAEGQWAPALGHLQLAAEKDQQPLVHYLGAARAANELGEYAQSDELLQKAREREPEAALAIGLTQAQLQIARGQYVEARASLGELQNDHPRHPYVLTLLQQLYVQLEDWSALCRLLPELRKHRVLPPARLNELEVLAWTAAVEQAGQPSELAAETSLEALNQRWQTVPSALRGEPLVVRAYADGLARLGAQAKAEEVLYAAIKRQFDDRLVERYGRVQGRDPARQLAHAEGWLKDHPQNPVLLLALGRISLRNELWGKARDYLEASLRFDHRPETCAELARLLAQLGDTESSNRLFQQGVVLLDRNLPATL; from the coding sequence ATGAAACGTCTGGCCCTTGTATTCATCCTTCTGCTGGCGATCGCGGGCTTTCTCGGCTGGGCGATCAGTCAGAGTGCCGGCTACGTGCTGATCACCTACGACCAGTTCCGTTACGAATCCAGCTTCTGGGTATTCCTCGCCCTCGTCGCCTGCCTCTGGCTGGTGGCCATGGCGGTGCACTGGTTGCTCGGGCTGCTGCAGGTCTCGGGGGCGCTGGTAAACCCCTGGTCGCGCCGGCATCGCGCCCGGCGGGTGGAAAAGGCCTCTCGCCGTGGGTTGCGCGAGCTTGCCGAGGGCCAGTGGGCACCGGCGCTGGGTCACCTGCAGCTGGCGGCAGAAAAGGATCAGCAGCCGCTGGTGCATTACCTGGGCGCTGCGCGCGCGGCCAACGAGCTGGGTGAATATGCGCAGAGCGACGAGCTGTTGCAGAAGGCGCGCGAGCGCGAGCCCGAGGCGGCGCTGGCGATAGGCCTGACGCAGGCGCAGCTGCAGATCGCCCGCGGCCAGTATGTCGAGGCGCGCGCATCGCTCGGTGAGCTGCAGAACGATCACCCACGTCACCCTTACGTTCTAACCTTGCTCCAGCAACTCTATGTGCAGCTGGAGGACTGGTCGGCGCTGTGCCGGTTGCTGCCGGAGCTGCGCAAGCACCGCGTGCTGCCACCGGCACGCCTGAACGAGTTGGAAGTGCTGGCCTGGACTGCTGCGGTGGAGCAGGCCGGTCAGCCGTCCGAACTGGCTGCCGAGACCAGTCTCGAAGCGTTGAACCAGCGCTGGCAGACCGTGCCCAGCGCGCTGCGCGGCGAGCCATTGGTGGTGCGTGCCTATGCTGACGGGCTCGCTCGTCTCGGCGCCCAGGCGAAGGCCGAAGAGGTGCTCTACGCGGCGATCAAACGCCAGTTCGATGATCGCCTGGTCGAGCGCTATGGAAGGGTGCAGGGTCGCGATCCGGCGCGCCAGCTCGCGCATGCCGAGGGCTGGCTCAAGGATCATCCGCAGAACCCGGTGCTGCTGCTGGCGCTGGGGCGGATCAGCCTGCGCAACGAGCTGTGGGGCAAGGCGCGTGATTACCTGGAGGCGAGTCTGCGCTTCGATCACCGTCCGGAAACCTGTGCCGAGCTGGCGCGGTTGCTGGCTCAGCTGGGTGATACCGAAAGCAGCAACCGGCTGTTTCAGCAGGGCGTGGTTCTGCTCGATCGCAACCTCCCGGCCACCTTGTGA
- a CDS encoding uroporphyrinogen-III C-methyltransferase has protein sequence MSEADSKKDPLQPPASEPTPAVDPVKPAKPSPSRPASSGGGKSLAALALLVGLGGVALGGYGVWQLQQLGANEDRQLEALQSADEKTRQLAERERELAARLGRLEQLPSASELEERRRLLATLQSDQQRLSGRVEQVLGASREEWRLAEAEHLLRMAMLQLSAMQDVKSAEMLVHEADLILQKQDDPGAYSTRQKLLEGLEALRSLPELDRTGLFLQLGALRGQTAQLSALAPEFVNGAAQPESAQDSRWQRWLSELTRYVRVEFDASGDVKPLLAGQTLGQVRLALSLAIEQAQWAVLNGNAEVYRQSLGQASSVLKDHFSEDNGQASGLRKRLDELSQREVEVTLPDLAPALQALQGYVQKRERGDGAQAPASPAQPEAENEAQEAQRT, from the coding sequence GTGAGCGAAGCAGACTCCAAGAAAGACCCGCTGCAACCCCCCGCCAGTGAGCCGACCCCCGCCGTCGATCCCGTCAAACCCGCCAAGCCTTCCCCGTCCAGGCCGGCTTCCAGCGGTGGCGGGAAGTCTCTTGCGGCGCTGGCCTTGCTGGTCGGTTTGGGCGGTGTGGCGCTTGGCGGTTATGGCGTCTGGCAGCTGCAGCAGCTCGGCGCCAACGAGGATCGTCAGCTCGAAGCCTTGCAGAGCGCCGATGAGAAGACCCGCCAGCTGGCCGAGCGTGAGCGTGAGCTGGCGGCACGTCTCGGTCGTCTGGAGCAACTGCCTTCGGCCAGCGAACTGGAGGAGCGGCGGCGCTTGCTGGCGACATTGCAGAGCGATCAACAGCGCCTTTCCGGGCGTGTCGAGCAGGTGCTCGGTGCCAGTCGCGAGGAGTGGCGCCTGGCCGAAGCCGAACATCTGCTGCGCATGGCGATGTTGCAGCTGTCGGCCATGCAGGATGTGAAAAGCGCCGAAATGCTGGTGCACGAAGCCGACCTGATCCTGCAGAAGCAGGACGACCCCGGCGCCTACAGTACGCGGCAGAAGCTGCTGGAGGGGCTCGAGGCCCTGCGCAGTCTGCCGGAGCTCGATCGCACCGGGTTGTTCCTGCAGCTCGGCGCCTTGCGCGGGCAGACCGCTCAGCTCAGCGCGCTGGCACCGGAATTCGTCAATGGCGCGGCGCAGCCGGAAAGCGCGCAGGACAGTCGCTGGCAACGCTGGCTGAGCGAGCTGACGCGCTATGTGCGGGTGGAGTTCGATGCCAGTGGCGACGTCAAGCCGCTGCTCGCCGGGCAGACCCTGGGGCAGGTGCGACTCGCCCTTTCGCTGGCCATCGAGCAGGCCCAGTGGGCGGTGCTCAATGGCAATGCCGAGGTCTATCGGCAGTCGCTGGGGCAGGCCAGCTCGGTGCTCAAGGATCACTTCAGCGAGGATAACGGCCAGGCGAGTGGCCTGCGCAAGCGTCTCGATGAGCTGTCGCAGCGCGAGGTGGAGGTGACCCTGCCTGATCTTGCGCCAGCATTGCAGGCGCTACAGGGCTACGTGCAGAAGCGTGAGCGCGGCGATGGGGCGCAAGCGCCGGCATCGCCGGCTCAGCCCGAGGCGGAGAATGAGGCGCAGGAGGCTCAGCGCACATGA
- a CDS encoding uroporphyrinogen-III synthase translates to MTGWRLLLTRPAEECGAVAAALAEAGIHSASLPLLAIEPLPETAEQRATILELDRYCAVIVVSKPAARLGLELLDRYWPQPPFAQAWFSVGAATGAILADYGLDASWPERGDDSEALLALPRLGEALARSDPKVLILRGEGGRELLAETLRARGVQVDILELYRRYLPDYPAGTLAATLRSERLNGLVVSSGQGLLSLRELAADTWPEMLELPLFVPSPRVAEMARQLGAKRIVDCRGASVAALLAALRETAVTAS, encoded by the coding sequence GTGACCGGCTGGCGTCTGCTGCTGACCCGGCCAGCCGAGGAGTGCGGCGCGGTTGCGGCAGCATTGGCTGAAGCCGGAATTCACAGTGCCAGTCTGCCGCTGCTGGCGATCGAGCCGCTGCCGGAAACTGCCGAGCAGCGTGCGACGATTCTCGAGCTGGATCGCTACTGCGCGGTCATCGTGGTCAGCAAGCCCGCGGCCCGGCTGGGCCTCGAGCTGCTCGACCGCTACTGGCCGCAGCCGCCGTTCGCCCAGGCCTGGTTCAGCGTCGGTGCCGCCACCGGCGCAATACTCGCCGACTACGGGCTGGACGCCAGCTGGCCGGAGCGCGGCGACGACAGCGAGGCGCTGCTGGCGCTGCCGCGGCTCGGCGAGGCATTGGCAAGGTCCGATCCGAAGGTGCTGATCCTGCGCGGTGAGGGCGGCCGCGAGCTGCTCGCCGAGACATTGCGCGCACGCGGGGTGCAGGTGGATATCCTCGAACTGTACCGGCGCTACCTGCCCGATTACCCCGCCGGAACACTCGCCGCCACGCTCCGCTCGGAACGGCTCAACGGCCTGGTGGTCAGCAGTGGGCAGGGTTTGCTGTCGCTGCGTGAGCTGGCGGCCGATACCTGGCCCGAAATGCTTGAGCTACCCTTGTTCGTACCCAGCCCGCGGGTAGCGGAGATGGCTCGGCAGTTGGGCGCCAAACGAATTGTGGATTGCCGCGGCGCAAGCGTCGCGGCCTTGCTGGCGGCGTTGCGGGAAACCGCGGTGACCGCCTCCTGA
- the hemC gene encoding hydroxymethylbilane synthase, with product MSREIRIATRKSALALWQAEYVKARLEASHPGLKVSLVPMVSRGDKLLDAPLAKIGGKGLFVKELETALMENEADIAVHSMKDVPMEFPEGLGLYCICEREDPRDAFVSNRFDDLDALPPGSVVGTSSLRRQAQLLARRPDLKIQFLRGNVNTRLAKLDAGEYDAIILAAAGLIRLGFGERIRSSIGVDESLPAGGQGAVGIECRTTDSELHALLECLNHVPTATRVVAERALNKRLNGGCQVPIACYAVLEGEQLWLRGLVGQPDGTVLLRAEGRAPAADAEALGVQVAEALLDQGAEQILQAVYGEAGHA from the coding sequence ATGTCTCGCGAAATTCGCATCGCCACCCGCAAGAGTGCCCTGGCCCTGTGGCAGGCCGAATACGTCAAGGCGCGCCTGGAGGCGTCGCACCCGGGGCTGAAGGTCAGCCTGGTGCCGATGGTCAGCCGCGGCGACAAGCTGCTTGACGCGCCGCTGGCGAAAATCGGCGGCAAGGGCCTGTTCGTCAAGGAGCTGGAAACGGCGCTGATGGAGAACGAGGCGGATATCGCCGTGCATTCCATGAAGGACGTGCCGATGGAGTTTCCCGAAGGGCTGGGTCTGTACTGCATCTGCGAGCGCGAAGACCCGCGCGATGCCTTTGTCTCCAACCGTTTCGACGACCTCGATGCGCTGCCGCCCGGCAGCGTAGTCGGCACCTCGTCGCTGCGCCGTCAGGCCCAGCTGCTGGCACGCCGGCCGGACCTGAAAATCCAGTTCCTGCGCGGCAACGTCAACACCCGTCTGGCCAAGCTCGATGCCGGCGAATACGACGCCATCATCCTCGCCGCCGCCGGGCTGATCCGCCTTGGTTTCGGCGAGCGCATCCGTTCCAGCATCGGCGTCGACGAGAGCCTGCCGGCCGGCGGCCAGGGCGCGGTCGGCATCGAATGCCGTACCACTGATAGCGAACTGCACGCGCTGCTGGAATGCCTGAACCACGTGCCGACCGCGACTCGCGTCGTCGCCGAGCGCGCCTTGAACAAGCGCTTGAACGGCGGCTGCCAGGTGCCGATCGCCTGTTACGCGGTGCTCGAAGGCGAGCAGCTGTGGTTGCGCGGATTGGTCGGCCAGCCGGACGGCACCGTGCTGCTGCGCGCCGAGGGCCGTGCGCCGGCCGCCGATGCCGAAGCGCTGGGTGTGCAGGTAGCTGAAGCGCTGCTGGATCAGGGCGCGGAGCAGATTCTCCAGGCAGTTTACGGCGAGGCTGGTCACGCGTGA
- a CDS encoding LytTR family DNA-binding domain-containing protein, which yields MNVLIVDDEPLARERLSRLVGDLDGYRVLEPAASNGEEALTLIEELRPDVVLLDIRMPGLDGLQVAARLCETDAPPAVIFCTAHDEFALEAFQVSAVGYLVKPVRPEHLTEALKKAERPNRVQLAALTRPAAVSGAGPRTHISARTRKGIELIPLDHVIYFIADHKYVTLRHVGGEVLLDEPLKSLEDEFGERFVRIHRNALVFRDRIERLQRTPLGHFQLFLKGLDGEALTVSRRHVAGVRKLMQNL from the coding sequence ATGAATGTCCTGATTGTCGATGACGAACCTCTAGCCCGCGAGCGCCTCAGCCGACTGGTAGGTGACCTCGACGGCTATCGTGTCCTCGAGCCCGCCGCCAGCAATGGCGAAGAAGCACTGACGCTGATCGAGGAACTGCGCCCTGATGTCGTGCTGCTGGATATCCGCATGCCGGGGCTAGATGGCCTGCAGGTTGCAGCCAGGCTTTGCGAGACGGATGCGCCGCCTGCCGTGATCTTTTGTACTGCCCATGATGAATTCGCGCTGGAGGCTTTCCAGGTCAGCGCGGTTGGCTATCTGGTCAAGCCGGTGCGCCCGGAACACCTCACCGAGGCGTTGAAGAAGGCGGAACGGCCGAACCGGGTGCAGCTCGCCGCGCTGACCCGGCCGGCGGCGGTTTCCGGTGCCGGACCACGCACCCACATCAGCGCGCGTACCCGCAAGGGCATCGAGCTGATTCCGCTGGACCACGTGATCTACTTCATCGCCGACCACAAGTACGTCACCCTGCGCCACGTTGGTGGCGAGGTACTGCTGGACGAGCCGTTGAAGTCCCTGGAAGACGAGTTCGGCGAGCGCTTCGTGCGTATCCACCGTAACGCGCTGGTGTTCCGTGATCGCATCGAGCGCCTGCAGCGCACGCCGCTCGGGCATTTCCAGCTGTTCCTCAAGGGGCTCGACGGCGAGGCGCTAACCGTGAGTCGGCGTCATGTGGCCGGCGTGCGCAAGTTGATGCAGAACCTCTGA
- a CDS encoding sensor histidine kinase — MKSTAVSDDFFVPELCQPDALLGLVLLAELLVFVLVLAEPMQPGFDWMRLALTSLFVQWIVLLSAGTMCLLRPVLARLRTAFAGLACCALVVGLTLACTAVADIYQLGGPLSRDGEVNLYLRHALISLIMSGLLLRYFYLQSQWRRQEQAELRARIESLQARIRPHFLFNSLNSIAALVASDPAKAEQAVLDLSDLFRASLARPGTLVAWRDELELSRRYLSIEQYRLGDRLQMDWQVDGVPDDLPIPQLTLQPLLENALVYGIQPRIEGGVVSVTADYVDGVFQLVVSNPFDETAQAQASRGTRQGLQNIDARLAALFGPLASLSVERREGRHYTCLRYPCARQTQEARSI, encoded by the coding sequence GTGAAATCCACTGCCGTATCCGATGATTTCTTCGTCCCCGAGCTGTGCCAGCCCGATGCCTTGCTTGGCCTGGTCCTGCTCGCCGAACTGCTGGTGTTCGTGCTGGTACTGGCCGAGCCGATGCAGCCGGGCTTCGACTGGATGCGCCTGGCGCTGACCTCGTTGTTCGTGCAGTGGATCGTGCTGCTCTCGGCCGGCACCATGTGTCTGCTGCGGCCCGTGCTGGCGCGTCTGCGCACGGCCTTCGCCGGGCTCGCCTGTTGCGCGCTGGTGGTCGGCCTGACCCTGGCCTGTACCGCCGTGGCGGACATCTACCAGCTCGGCGGCCCGCTTTCACGCGACGGCGAGGTCAACCTCTACCTGCGCCACGCGCTGATCAGCCTGATCATGTCCGGGCTGCTGCTACGCTATTTCTATCTGCAGAGTCAGTGGCGCCGGCAGGAGCAGGCCGAACTGCGGGCACGGATCGAATCGCTGCAGGCGCGCATCCGTCCGCATTTTCTGTTCAACAGCCTCAACAGCATCGCCGCACTGGTGGCCAGCGATCCGGCCAAGGCCGAGCAGGCCGTGCTGGATCTGTCCGACCTGTTCCGTGCGAGCCTGGCGCGGCCCGGCACGTTGGTGGCCTGGCGCGACGAGCTGGAGTTGTCGCGGCGCTACCTGTCGATCGAACAGTATCGCCTGGGCGACCGTCTACAGATGGACTGGCAGGTCGACGGCGTACCGGACGATCTGCCGATTCCGCAGCTTACGCTGCAACCCTTGCTGGAGAATGCGCTGGTGTATGGCATCCAGCCCCGTATCGAGGGAGGTGTGGTGAGCGTAACCGCCGATTATGTCGATGGCGTGTTTCAGTTGGTGGTCAGCAACCCCTTCGACGAAACCGCTCAAGCGCAGGCTTCACGCGGGACACGTCAGGGTCTGCAGAACATCGACGCACGATTAGCGGCACTTTTCGGTCCGCTAGCGAGTCTCAGCGTGGAGCGCCGTGAAGGCCGCCATTACACATGTCTACGCTATCCATGTGCGAGACAAACGCAGGAAGCCAGATCTATATGA
- the argH gene encoding argininosuccinate lyase, whose product MSTDKTNQSWGGRFSEPVDAFVARFTASVEFDKRLYRHDIMGSIAHATMLEKAGVLSADEREQIITNLKDIQSEIEAGTFDWRVDLEDVHMNIEARLTDRIGVTGKKLHTGRSRNDQVATDIRLWLRDEIDLILGEITRLQQGLLGLAEAEAETIMPGFTHLQTAQPVTFGHHLLAWFEMLSRDYERLVDCRRRTNRMPLGSAALAGTTYPIQREITCELLGFEAISGNSLDGVSDRDFAIEFCAAASLAMMHLSRFSEELVLWTSAQFQFIDLPDRFCTGSSIMPQKKNPDVPELVRGKTGRVFGALAGLLVLMKGQPLAYNKDNQEDKEPLFDAADTLRDSLRAFADMVPAIKPKREIMREAALRGFSTATDLADYLVRKGLPFRDCHEIVGHAVKYGVDSGKDLAEMSLEELRRFSDQISDDVFAVLTLEGSVNARDHIGGTAPAQVRAAVERGKALLASR is encoded by the coding sequence ATGAGCACCGACAAGACCAACCAGTCCTGGGGCGGCCGTTTCAGCGAGCCCGTCGACGCCTTCGTCGCCCGATTCACCGCCTCCGTCGAGTTCGACAAGCGCCTCTACCGCCACGACATCATGGGCTCCATCGCCCACGCCACCATGCTGGAAAAGGCCGGCGTGCTGAGCGCCGATGAGCGCGAGCAGATCATCACCAATCTGAAGGACATCCAGAGCGAGATCGAGGCCGGCACCTTCGACTGGCGCGTCGACCTGGAAGACGTGCACATGAACATCGAGGCGCGCCTGACCGACCGCATCGGCGTCACCGGCAAGAAGCTGCACACCGGACGCAGTCGCAACGACCAGGTCGCCACCGACATCCGCCTCTGGCTGCGCGACGAGATCGACCTGATCCTCGGCGAAATCACCCGCCTGCAGCAGGGCCTGCTGGGCCTGGCCGAAGCCGAGGCGGAGACCATCATGCCCGGCTTCACCCACCTGCAGACTGCCCAGCCGGTGACCTTCGGCCATCATCTCTTGGCCTGGTTCGAGATGCTCAGCCGCGACTACGAGCGCCTGGTCGACTGCCGCCGGCGCACCAACCGTATGCCGCTGGGCTCGGCGGCGCTGGCCGGCACCACCTACCCGATCCAGCGGGAGATCACCTGCGAACTGCTGGGCTTCGAAGCGATCTCCGGCAATTCGCTGGACGGCGTCTCGGATCGCGACTTCGCCATCGAATTCTGCGCCGCCGCCTCGCTGGCGATGATGCACCTGTCGCGCTTCTCCGAAGAACTGGTGCTCTGGACCAGCGCGCAGTTCCAGTTCATCGACCTGCCCGACCGTTTCTGCACCGGCTCCTCGATCATGCCGCAGAAGAAGAACCCGGACGTACCCGAGCTGGTGCGCGGCAAGACCGGCCGCGTATTTGGCGCGCTGGCAGGCCTCTTGGTGCTGATGAAGGGCCAGCCACTGGCCTACAACAAGGACAACCAGGAAGACAAGGAGCCGCTGTTCGATGCCGCCGACACCCTGCGCGACAGCCTGCGTGCCTTCGCCGACATGGTTCCGGCGATCAAGCCCAAGCGCGAGATCATGCGCGAGGCGGCGCTGCGCGGCTTCTCCACCGCCACCGACCTGGCCGACTACCTGGTGCGCAAGGGCCTGCCGTTCCGCGACTGCCACGAGATCGTCGGCCACGCGGTGAAATACGGCGTGGACAGCGGCAAGGACCTGGCCGAGATGAGCCTCGAGGAACTGCGCCGCTTCAGCGACCAGATCAGCGATGACGTCTTCGCCGTGCTGACCCTGGAAGGCTCGGTCAACGCCCGCGACCATATCGGCGGCACCGCCCCGGCGCAGGTGCGCGCCGCCGTCGAGCGCGGCAAAGCGCTGCTCGCTTCGCGATGA
- a CDS encoding AAA family ATPase, translated as MIAPGRRISVVGCSGAGKTTLSRRLAHRLGFRHIELDALYHQPGWQPLPTAAFQQAVAEAIEGDGWVVEGNYSAVRPQILEQADMVIWLDLPRPTVMRQVLWRTLRRLFGRQVLWNGNRERWTNLFSLEPEQSILAWSWTRHAKYRQRYGEEMRDAPPHRHYLRLDSRQAIDDFLAQLPAR; from the coding sequence ATGATCGCACCCGGCCGCCGTATCTCGGTGGTCGGCTGTTCGGGTGCCGGCAAGACCACGCTGTCGCGCCGGCTGGCGCATCGGCTCGGTTTCCGCCATATCGAGCTGGATGCGCTGTATCACCAGCCCGGCTGGCAGCCACTGCCGACCGCCGCCTTCCAGCAGGCCGTAGCCGAGGCCATCGAAGGCGACGGCTGGGTGGTCGAAGGCAACTATTCCGCCGTACGTCCGCAGATTCTCGAACAGGCCGACATGGTGATCTGGCTGGACCTGCCGCGCCCCACTGTGATGCGTCAGGTACTGTGGCGTACGCTGCGACGCCTGTTCGGGCGCCAGGTGCTGTGGAACGGCAACCGCGAGCGCTGGACCAATCTGTTCAGCCTCGAGCCCGAGCAGTCGATCCTGGCCTGGTCATGGACGCGCCATGCCAAGTACCGCCAGCGCTATGGCGAGGAAATGCGCGACGCCCCTCCCCATCGCCATTACCTGCGCCTGGACTCGCGCCAGGCCATCGACGACTTCCTGGCCCAGCTGCCAGCCCGATAA